A single genomic interval of Rhizobium leguminosarum bv. trifolii WSM1325 harbors:
- a CDS encoding short-chain dehydrogenase/reductase SDR (PFAM: short-chain dehydrogenase/reductase SDR; KR domain protein~KEGG: rec:RHECIAT_CH0000324 putative short-chain dehydrogenase/oxidoreductase protein) — protein sequence MSDIKGKVIAITGASSGIGEAAAKVLAAAGAHIVIGARRTERLEELAGEIAAKGGSVRRRQLDVTDRSQVEAFAGFARSEFGRLDVIVNNAGVMPLSLLDALKVDEWDRMVDVNIKGVLYGVAAALPIMKAQGSGQIINLSSIGGHSVSPTAVVYCATKFAVRAISDGLRQESDRIRVTVISPGTTTSELADTITDPTARDAMKAFRAITISPEAVANSILYAVSQPDDVDVSEIIIRPTASPY from the coding sequence ATGTCTGATATCAAAGGGAAAGTCATTGCCATCACCGGCGCCAGCAGCGGCATCGGAGAGGCCGCGGCAAAGGTGCTGGCTGCCGCAGGCGCCCATATCGTCATCGGCGCCCGCCGCACCGAGCGCCTGGAGGAACTCGCCGGCGAAATCGCCGCAAAGGGCGGGTCGGTGCGCCGGCGACAGCTTGACGTCACCGACCGTTCCCAGGTGGAAGCCTTTGCAGGCTTCGCCCGCTCCGAATTCGGACGGCTGGACGTTATCGTCAACAATGCCGGCGTCATGCCGCTGTCGCTACTCGACGCCCTCAAGGTCGACGAATGGGACCGGATGGTCGACGTCAATATCAAGGGTGTTCTCTATGGCGTTGCGGCGGCGCTTCCGATCATGAAGGCGCAGGGATCAGGGCAGATCATCAACCTGTCTTCGATCGGCGGCCACAGCGTCTCTCCGACGGCGGTTGTCTATTGCGCGACGAAATTCGCGGTACGGGCGATCTCGGACGGACTGCGGCAGGAGTCCGATCGTATCCGCGTCACCGTCATCTCTCCGGGCACGACGACATCGGAACTCGCCGACACCATCACCGATCCGACGGCGCGTGATGCCATGAAGGCTTTCAGGGCGATCACCATCAGCCCCGAGGCCGTCGCCAATTCGATCCTCTACGCCGTCAGCCAGCCTGATGATGTCGATGTCAGCGAGATCATCATCCGACCGACAGCCAGCCCCTATTGA
- a CDS encoding short-chain dehydrogenase/reductase SDR (PFAM: short-chain dehydrogenase/reductase SDR; KR domain protein; NAD-dependent epimerase/dehydratase~KEGG: ret:RHE_CH00289 short chain dehydrogenase): MSSPTPIWFITGASSGLGRALAEAVLARGWRAAVTARRPETLADLTAQHGDPALALALDVTDSRSIAGAVRDAETHFGAIDVLVNNAGYGYFSAIEEGDDAEIRAQFETNVFGLIAVTKQVLPGMRRRRQGHIFNVSSLGGLVAFAATGYYHATKFAVEGLSESLSHEVRPLGIDVTILEPGAFRTDWAGRSMVESSTIIEDYAETSGKRRQATRSISGNQPGDPARAATAIISAFEADVPPLRLLLGAPALKIARERLDALRTNFDAWAETTLSADFPS, translated from the coding sequence ATGTCTTCCCCAACACCCATCTGGTTCATCACCGGCGCATCGTCCGGCCTCGGCCGGGCGCTCGCCGAAGCCGTGCTGGCCCGTGGCTGGCGCGCCGCTGTTACAGCGCGCAGACCCGAGACCCTGGCAGATCTCACGGCGCAACACGGCGACCCCGCGCTTGCCCTTGCACTCGATGTGACGGACAGCCGCTCCATCGCCGGCGCGGTTCGTGACGCCGAAACGCATTTCGGTGCGATCGACGTCCTCGTCAACAATGCCGGTTACGGCTACTTCTCGGCGATCGAAGAGGGCGATGATGCCGAGATACGCGCCCAGTTCGAGACCAATGTCTTCGGACTGATCGCCGTCACCAAGCAGGTTCTGCCGGGCATGCGCCGACGCCGGCAAGGGCATATCTTCAACGTCTCTTCGCTCGGCGGGCTCGTCGCTTTTGCCGCAACCGGCTATTACCATGCCACCAAGTTCGCGGTCGAAGGCTTGTCGGAATCGCTTTCGCATGAGGTCAGGCCGCTTGGCATCGATGTGACGATCCTTGAACCGGGCGCCTTCCGCACGGATTGGGCCGGCCGGTCGATGGTCGAATCCAGCACGATCATCGAAGACTACGCCGAAACGTCAGGCAAGCGGCGCCAGGCCACCCGCTCGATCTCCGGCAACCAGCCGGGCGATCCCGCGCGCGCGGCAACCGCGATCATATCGGCGTTCGAAGCGGACGTGCCGCCGCTGCGCCTGCTGCTCGGTGCACCCGCCCTGAAGATCGCCCGCGAACGGCTCGATGCGCTGCGCACAAATTTCGACGCCTGGGCGGAGACGACGCTCAGCGCCGATTTTCCAAGCTAA
- a CDS encoding conserved hypothetical protein (KEGG: ret:RHE_CH00290 hypothetical protein), with translation MRKFFKSSVLPFFTAITLAGTAISSSAADAMNRQSHQQQTSENAMQQHSYVGMWVTDDGRVRHELLPNGRYDEARGSRESAYRGRYDVTGNHIEYWDDTGFTADGDFVDGNTLHHGGMVLRRK, from the coding sequence ATGCGAAAGTTTTTCAAAAGCTCGGTCCTGCCGTTTTTCACGGCGATCACCCTGGCTGGCACGGCGATCAGTTCGTCAGCCGCCGATGCCATGAACCGCCAATCTCACCAGCAACAAACAAGCGAGAACGCTATGCAGCAACATTCCTATGTCGGCATGTGGGTTACGGATGATGGCCGCGTCCGCCACGAGCTTCTGCCGAATGGCCGTTACGACGAAGCCCGTGGCAGCAGAGAAAGCGCCTATCGAGGACGCTACGACGTCACCGGAAACCACATCGAATATTGGGATGACACGGGCTTCACAGCCGACGGCGATTTCGTCGACGGCAATACCCTCCATCACGGTGGCATGGTGCTTCGGCGCAAATGA
- a CDS encoding transcriptional regulator, LysR family (PFAM: LysR substrate-binding; regulatory protein LysR~KEGG: rec:RHECIAT_CH0000327 probable transcriptional regulator protein, LysR family), translating to MVDDLEGISVFLAVAEARNFRLAGERLGVTRSAVSQALQRLEDRVGVALVQRTTRSVSLTEAGEVFFEAVRPSVRQVNDAMQTVREMQARPSGLLRITVSSIAENFLSGTLLAGFMEACPDIKLDITITDDEFDIVEAGFDAGVRLGEVIEQDMIAISVSEEQRQCAAASRSYLDRRGHPRHPRELQNHACIGWRPRPDTAPYRWEFTENDRDFDVSVDPTVTTNDMGMMIRMACAGAGITFGMAETFQSYIDRGELVPLLEDFCPPFPGFYLYYPRRQRQPLKLRALVDYVRSSDRR from the coding sequence ATGGTCGACGATCTCGAAGGCATTTCAGTCTTTCTTGCGGTGGCGGAGGCGCGGAACTTCCGGCTTGCCGGCGAGCGGCTTGGCGTCACCCGTTCCGCCGTCAGCCAGGCCCTGCAGCGCCTCGAGGATCGGGTCGGAGTCGCCCTGGTCCAGCGCACGACGCGCAGCGTCAGCCTGACCGAAGCCGGCGAAGTGTTCTTCGAGGCGGTTCGTCCATCGGTCCGGCAGGTCAATGATGCGATGCAGACGGTCCGGGAAATGCAGGCGCGCCCGAGCGGCCTGCTGAGGATCACCGTTTCCTCGATCGCCGAGAACTTCCTGTCCGGCACCTTGCTGGCCGGCTTCATGGAAGCCTGCCCTGACATCAAACTCGATATCACCATCACCGATGACGAATTCGATATCGTCGAGGCCGGGTTCGACGCGGGCGTCCGGCTGGGCGAGGTGATCGAGCAGGACATGATCGCGATCTCCGTCTCCGAAGAGCAGCGACAATGCGCGGCGGCATCCCGCAGCTATCTCGACCGCCGCGGCCATCCCCGCCATCCCCGCGAGTTGCAGAACCACGCCTGCATCGGATGGCGCCCACGCCCGGATACGGCGCCCTATCGCTGGGAGTTCACCGAAAACGACCGCGACTTCGACGTCTCCGTCGATCCCACTGTTACGACCAACGACATGGGAATGATGATCCGTATGGCCTGCGCGGGGGCAGGCATCACCTTCGGCATGGCGGAAACCTTCCAGTCCTATATCGACCGCGGCGAACTCGTGCCGCTGCTGGAGGATTTCTGTCCACCCTTTCCGGGCTTCTATCTCTACTACCCCAGGCGCCAGAGGCAGCCGCTGAAGTTGCGCGCATTGGTCGATTATGTCCGCAGCTCCGACCGGCGGTAA
- a CDS encoding transcriptional regulator, AraC family (PFAM: helix-turn-helix- domain containing protein AraC type~SMART: helix-turn-helix- domain containing protein AraC type~KEGG: rec:RHECIAT_CH0000328 probable transcriptional regulator protein, AraC family), which translates to MLDDVFPVPARALIRQSGRACFYRLVNTSPLLIQVQSGTKIVMADDKALRLEAGAYGLLPDYRPLTMENIPKAPQKYQTLALPVPRQLFEEAYSRMGSIAVPSRPVPAVTSDLPEEAAALFDYCCQPGNLTRLPGAIAKARLLELITWFALGGAVLGQCQSPRLEDRLRQMIESDTAFDWTLGHAARSFNMSEATLRRKLAAESTGFTEILSDTRMNRALGLIQTTTLPMAQIALEVGYDSPSQFAARFKERFGVNPRHVRGGSERFERIGAEVERSGADALAR; encoded by the coding sequence ATGCTCGACGACGTCTTTCCTGTTCCGGCCAGGGCTTTGATCCGTCAGAGTGGGCGGGCCTGTTTTTATCGTCTCGTCAATACGAGCCCCTTGTTGATACAGGTGCAGTCGGGAACCAAGATCGTCATGGCCGATGATAAGGCTTTGCGCCTCGAAGCCGGCGCTTATGGCTTGCTGCCCGACTATCGACCGTTGACGATGGAGAACATTCCCAAGGCGCCGCAGAAGTATCAGACCCTGGCGCTTCCCGTTCCGCGACAGCTGTTCGAGGAAGCCTACAGCAGGATGGGGTCGATTGCCGTCCCATCAAGGCCTGTCCCGGCAGTCACCTCGGACCTGCCGGAAGAAGCTGCGGCATTGTTTGACTATTGCTGTCAGCCCGGCAATCTGACGAGGCTTCCCGGCGCCATTGCCAAGGCGCGGTTGCTCGAACTCATCACTTGGTTTGCGCTCGGCGGAGCGGTGCTGGGCCAATGCCAAAGTCCTCGGCTCGAGGACCGGCTGCGGCAGATGATTGAAAGCGATACGGCCTTTGATTGGACGCTGGGGCACGCGGCGCGCTCGTTCAACATGAGTGAAGCGACGCTGAGGCGGAAGCTCGCCGCCGAAAGTACCGGCTTTACTGAGATCTTGAGCGATACAAGAATGAACCGCGCCTTGGGCCTCATTCAAACCACAACCCTGCCGATGGCGCAGATTGCGCTTGAGGTCGGTTACGACTCTCCTTCTCAATTCGCGGCGCGTTTCAAAGAGCGGTTCGGCGTCAATCCGCGCCATGTCCGGGGTGGCTCTGAGCGTTTTGAGCGGATCGGGGCAGAAGTTGAGCGTAGCGGGGCAGATGCGCTTGCGCGGTGA